The Methanomassiliicoccales archaeon genome has a window encoding:
- a CDS encoding polysaccharide deacetylase → MLSSAMGNEINPNMVFLIGETMWKNGAKCAACLTFDCDGDISWKNIMKRTGAVKEGEEYNPVVLSMGQYGPNVAIPRILKFLENHEIKGCFFVPGLLAEQRPELVKEIDRKGMEIGHHGYAHLNPSMLGEKGEREEMEKGLHALEEITGRRPKGYRAPAFDISSKTLDILVEEGFVYESNMMAWETPYVHEREKGKIVEIPFHWCTMDWTYFAFNFFPPLEYQSGISSQEAVFQIWSEEFEGLREEGALFTIVMHPQAIGRPSRMRMLDRIVKLMRSKGDVWIATPLEIAEYWIEQGYP, encoded by the coding sequence ATGCTTTCGTCTGCTATGGGAAACGAGATAAATCCAAACATGGTATTCCTCATAGGTGAGACCATGTGGAAGAACGGGGCTAAGTGCGCAGCATGCCTGACATTCGACTGTGACGGGGACATTTCATGGAAGAACATCATGAAGAGAACAGGTGCCGTGAAAGAAGGTGAGGAATACAACCCCGTCGTGCTCTCCATGGGTCAATACGGCCCTAATGTAGCCATTCCAAGGATCCTCAAATTCTTGGAGAACCACGAGATAAAAGGGTGCTTCTTCGTCCCAGGCCTTCTGGCCGAGCAGAGGCCCGAACTCGTTAAGGAGATAGATCGCAAGGGTATGGAGATAGGGCACCACGGCTACGCCCATCTCAACCCTTCAATGCTTGGCGAAAAGGGTGAGAGGGAGGAGATGGAAAAGGGCCTCCACGCCCTAGAGGAAATAACCGGTCGAAGGCCAAAGGGATACCGGGCACCAGCATTCGATATCAGTAGTAAGACGCTCGACATCCTGGTCGAGGAAGGCTTCGTTTATGAGAGCAACATGATGGCATGGGAGACCCCATACGTTCATGAAAGGGAGAAGGGGAAGATAGTAGAGATCCCATTTCACTGGTGTACAATGGATTGGACATACTTTGCCTTCAACTTCTTTCCTCCACTCGAGTACCAGAGTGGAATTTCCAGTCAGGAAGCAGTCTTCCAGATATGGTCCGAGGAGTTCGAAGGCCTTCGCGAGGAGGGGGCGCTTTTCACCATAGTCATGCATCCTCAGGCCATAGGGAGACCATCAAGGATGAGAATGCTTGACCGAATTGTCAAGCTTATGAGGAGTAAGGGAGACGTTTGGATCGCGACGCCCTTGGAGATTGCTGAGTACTGGATTGAGCAAGGTTACCCTTGA
- a CDS encoding glycerol dehydrogenase, translated as MAAPNRYVFGPGAVKELGRRKQLLGSKAFVLGGTRSINGIEDDMKADFAEHGLDIVGMEKGVRYCTKPEIDRLAAKVKESGADFVVGVGGGSIMDLAKAVASVEYGAGVPIALINTIPSTDAPCSALSVQYDAKHAVEAVLFYYRSPDLVIVPTDVTVQAPVKWLVAGMGDALATRFEAEAVAISYSPNALIDGGRPPSAATKLAQFCYENLINFGYLAKLANEKQAITDAYENVAMANTLLSGLGFESGGLAAAHAIHDGLTNSPGRFQAPKPEHGDLVAIGTIAQLIMENQPKALLEEVINFCLTVGLPTTLAEIGTTYDDLEMCASATCNPAHPYAHNNPYPLTVPRLVDALVATDAIGTAYRDKFMRR; from the coding sequence ATGGCTGCGCCGAACCGTTATGTTTTCGGTCCAGGCGCGGTAAAAGAACTGGGGAGACGCAAGCAGTTGCTTGGCTCCAAGGCATTCGTTCTTGGCGGAACACGTTCGATAAACGGCATCGAAGACGATATGAAAGCCGACTTCGCGGAGCACGGTCTAGATATTGTCGGTATGGAGAAGGGTGTTCGATACTGCACGAAGCCCGAGATAGACAGACTCGCTGCTAAAGTAAAAGAGTCCGGAGCCGATTTCGTTGTGGGAGTAGGTGGCGGGTCCATCATGGACCTTGCGAAGGCAGTGGCCAGCGTTGAATACGGCGCAGGAGTCCCAATCGCCTTGATAAACACCATTCCATCCACAGATGCTCCATGCAGCGCACTGTCGGTTCAGTACGATGCAAAGCATGCCGTTGAGGCTGTTCTGTTCTACTACAGGAGCCCAGACCTTGTTATCGTGCCGACAGATGTGACCGTTCAGGCACCCGTAAAGTGGCTCGTTGCTGGTATGGGAGACGCTCTGGCGACAAGGTTCGAGGCAGAGGCCGTCGCGATATCATACTCGCCGAATGCCCTGATCGATGGTGGAAGACCTCCGTCAGCCGCTACCAAGCTTGCTCAGTTCTGCTATGAGAACCTGATCAACTTTGGATATCTGGCCAAGCTCGCAAACGAGAAGCAGGCCATCACCGACGCATACGAGAATGTAGCTATGGCGAACACCCTGCTCTCTGGTCTGGGATTCGAGTCTGGTGGATTGGCTGCGGCCCATGCGATACATGATGGCCTTACCAACTCTCCAGGCAGATTCCAGGCTCCCAAGCCCGAGCACGGTGATCTTGTTGCTATCGGTACTATCGCTCAGCTGATCATGGAGAACCAGCCCAAGGCTCTCTTGGAGGAAGTTATCAACTTCTGCCTGACCGTTGGTCTTCCGACCACGCTCGCTGAGATTGGTACCACCTACGATGATCTGGAGATGTGCGCTTCTGCGACCTGCAATCCTGCTCATCCGTATGCACATAACAACCCATATCCGCTTACCGTGCCGCGCCTTGTCGATGCGCTTGTTGCCACCGACGCAATCGGTACCGCATACAGAGACAAGTTCATGCGACGCTAG
- a CDS encoding hydroxyacid dehydrogenase produces MRMVFTELLENRELVIEGLPDDDLTIFDHPLRKDELVQAAKGAEVLSVFIYTDIRKEVIEQLPDLKLIVTRSVGFDHIDAKHALDKGIEVCHVPDYGAHVVAEHAFALLLAIAKNVVRADTYVKSGRRFDFEPFLGTELKDKTIGVIGTGKIGAEVIRIANGFGMRVVAFDVYQNLPLAEKYGFNYMSLEELLVQSDFITLHAPLTPGTHHLINADSILRMKRGAMLVNAARGGLVDSQALKAGLESGHIAAAAVDVLEEEDDPGSDPLLNAPNLVITPHSAFFTREALERIARTTLEIIQSYKKGKILNRVPTEYL; encoded by the coding sequence ATGCGTATGGTGTTCACAGAACTGCTGGAGAACAGGGAACTGGTGATCGAAGGACTGCCTGACGATGATCTAACTATATTCGACCATCCCCTGCGAAAAGATGAGCTGGTGCAGGCGGCGAAAGGAGCAGAGGTTCTATCTGTTTTCATTTATACTGATATCAGGAAAGAGGTCATCGAGCAGTTACCAGATTTGAAATTGATAGTCACGCGCAGCGTTGGATTCGATCACATCGATGCGAAGCACGCTCTCGATAAAGGCATAGAGGTATGCCACGTCCCGGATTACGGAGCACATGTGGTGGCTGAGCACGCATTCGCACTCCTACTCGCCATAGCCAAGAATGTTGTTAGGGCGGATACTTACGTGAAGAGCGGGAGGAGATTCGACTTTGAACCCTTCCTGGGAACCGAGCTCAAGGACAAGACAATCGGAGTCATAGGGACAGGAAAGATCGGAGCGGAGGTCATCCGTATTGCCAATGGATTTGGAATGAGAGTCGTAGCCTTCGATGTTTATCAGAACCTGCCCCTTGCGGAGAAATATGGCTTCAACTACATGAGCTTGGAGGAACTCCTTGTGCAAAGCGATTTCATCACCCTTCACGCACCACTTACCCCAGGGACGCATCATCTCATCAACGCTGATTCGATATTAAGAATGAAGAGAGGAGCCATGTTGGTAAACGCGGCAAGAGGTGGGCTGGTTGATAGTCAGGCTCTGAAAGCAGGTTTGGAGTCGGGTCATATCGCTGCAGCGGCCGTGGATGTCCTAGAGGAAGAGGACGATCCTGGAAGCGACCCCCTACTGAATGCACCAAACCTTGTGATAACCCCCCACTCTGCATTCTTCACAAGGGAGGCACTGGAAAGGATAGCAAGGACCACTCTGGAAATAATTCAATCCTACAAGAAGGGCAAAATACTGAACCGAGTTCCAACTGAATATCTGTGA
- the lysS gene encoding lysine--tRNA ligase, translating into MHWADVEARNLLEKGNRHLISTGISPSGFIHVGSLRESITAEALRKSLAGIGADVSLIYLVDSFDPLRKRYAFLSEEFETEVGKPLSHISCPCSEHDSYAHHFIKPFLDSLEELGVHCDVHWTHELYEKGTFAEAIDTVIAHKEKVIQILREVTGREVSDSFFPYTPRCDCRGCFVPGDVEILSYEYPYVTFNCPCGDEERADIRKDDGKLPWRIEWAAKWKIFGVTCEPFGKDHAAAGGSYDSGVRFAKEVFDIEPPHPIAYEFIQLKGKGQMHKSSGSVVTGIDALRITPAEVLNFLVLRYNPDRHIDYDPGLGIIDSVDEYDRYERLYYTGGCSEVEEDLLRAYQLAQPKEVRERMPVQVPYRHLVSVIQIGSDFKSVLDILKRTEHLVEMDDADMDLLRERMRCVRYWLNSYAPDMVRFQILDDLPEVELDSSERGFLECILSSLEGMQWEGEDIHNAVYECTKSSGTGAKKGFQVLYKIFIGRTSGPRLGHFLSTLDKEFVIGRIKEALF; encoded by the coding sequence ATGCATTGGGCGGACGTCGAGGCAAGGAATCTTCTTGAGAAAGGTAACAGGCACCTTATCTCAACAGGTATCAGCCCTTCAGGATTCATACACGTAGGAAGTTTGAGGGAATCCATTACCGCTGAAGCCCTTCGAAAGTCACTAGCAGGAATTGGGGCTGACGTGAGCTTGATATACCTAGTGGACTCATTCGACCCCCTTCGAAAGAGGTACGCCTTCCTCTCGGAGGAATTCGAGACAGAGGTGGGAAAACCTCTGAGCCACATATCTTGTCCCTGTTCCGAACACGACAGCTACGCCCATCACTTCATTAAACCCTTCCTCGACTCGTTGGAAGAGTTGGGTGTACATTGTGATGTGCACTGGACCCATGAACTGTACGAGAAGGGGACCTTCGCGGAGGCTATCGACACCGTCATCGCCCACAAGGAGAAAGTCATCCAGATCCTCAGGGAAGTGACAGGTAGAGAGGTTTCTGATTCATTCTTTCCCTACACCCCACGCTGCGACTGTCGTGGTTGCTTTGTACCTGGTGATGTTGAGATTCTGAGCTATGAATATCCCTATGTGACCTTCAACTGTCCGTGCGGAGATGAGGAGAGGGCCGATATCAGGAAGGACGATGGCAAGCTCCCCTGGAGGATCGAGTGGGCCGCCAAGTGGAAGATCTTCGGGGTCACCTGCGAACCCTTCGGAAAGGACCACGCAGCCGCCGGAGGGTCATATGATAGTGGCGTCAGATTCGCCAAGGAGGTGTTCGACATCGAACCACCTCATCCCATAGCCTACGAGTTCATCCAGCTCAAGGGGAAGGGGCAGATGCACAAATCTTCAGGTTCGGTTGTTACGGGGATAGATGCTCTTAGGATAACCCCTGCAGAGGTGCTCAATTTCTTGGTCCTGAGGTACAATCCTGACCGTCACATCGATTACGATCCGGGATTGGGCATTATCGACTCGGTGGACGAGTACGACCGATATGAGAGACTCTACTACACGGGTGGATGCAGCGAAGTAGAGGAGGATCTGCTGAGGGCATACCAGCTTGCACAGCCCAAAGAGGTCCGCGAAAGGATGCCGGTTCAGGTGCCCTACCGTCACCTGGTCAGCGTGATTCAGATAGGGAGCGATTTCAAATCTGTACTGGATATTCTGAAGAGAACAGAGCATCTGGTGGAGATGGATGATGCCGATATGGATCTGCTGCGTGAGAGAATGCGCTGTGTCCGATATTGGTTAAACAGTTACGCCCCTGACATGGTCAGGTTCCAAATTCTAGACGACCTTCCCGAGGTGGAGCTGGATAGCAGCGAAAGAGGATTTCTCGAGTGCATACTATCCTCGCTTGAAGGTATGCAGTGGGAAGGGGAAGACATACACAACGCGGTATACGAATGCACAAAATCCTCAGGGACCGGTGCCAAGAAAGGATTTCAGGTCCTCTACAAGATATTCATAGGAAGGACCTCCGGCCCAAGGCTCGGTCACTTCCTGTCGACCCTTGACAAGGAATTCGTGATTGGCAGGATAAAGGAAGCCCTTTTCTAG
- a CDS encoding DNA topoisomerase IV subunit A yields the protein MTEERNNQAVAKLYDIAESIYEQIEKGQIPRMVLPLRTKKNIRFDRRTGVWKYGKESGARSAKRTKGAQMLLRTMYMLEFIQEMIEKSKSSTLREMYYISEGWEKGKFSSQDESNSLAEDLEIITGCMREDFKLRPEEDGARVIGDLTIIETDRKGKKKKINCRDDVGDSGYSIPYNVEKEKVELISSDAQFILAIETGGMFDRLVENGFDENYNSVLVHLKGQPARSTRRFIKRLNEEMGLPVLVFTDGDPWSFRIFASVAYGAIKTAHISEYLATPTADYIGITASDIEQFKLPTDKLTEVDIRALKAELKDPRFNDQFWQGEIELMLNLNKKAEQQALAKYGLDFVTDEYLPTKLKELGMI from the coding sequence ATGACTGAAGAGAGGAATAATCAGGCTGTCGCCAAGTTGTACGACATCGCCGAGTCGATCTATGAGCAGATAGAGAAGGGGCAGATCCCTCGAATGGTTCTACCCCTTCGCACCAAGAAGAACATCAGGTTCGATCGAAGGACAGGTGTTTGGAAGTACGGAAAGGAGAGCGGCGCCCGCTCGGCAAAGCGTACCAAGGGTGCTCAGATGCTCCTCCGCACCATGTACATGCTGGAGTTCATCCAGGAGATGATCGAGAAGAGCAAGTCGTCCACGCTCAGGGAGATGTACTACATCTCAGAAGGGTGGGAGAAGGGTAAGTTCTCCTCCCAAGACGAGTCCAACTCCCTCGCAGAGGATCTGGAGATCATTACTGGATGTATGAGGGAGGATTTCAAGCTCCGCCCGGAAGAGGATGGAGCCAGGGTCATTGGCGATCTTACTATAATCGAGACAGATCGCAAGGGAAAGAAGAAGAAGATCAACTGCCGTGACGATGTGGGAGACTCCGGGTACAGCATCCCTTATAACGTTGAGAAGGAGAAGGTAGAACTGATCTCATCTGACGCCCAGTTCATCCTTGCTATCGAGACCGGCGGTATGTTCGATCGATTGGTGGAGAACGGCTTCGATGAGAACTATAATTCAGTCCTTGTCCACCTAAAAGGACAACCTGCCCGCAGCACGAGAAGGTTCATCAAGCGTCTAAATGAGGAGATGGGACTTCCTGTTCTGGTGTTCACCGATGGTGATCCTTGGTCATTCAGGATATTCGCATCAGTCGCTTATGGTGCCATAAAGACCGCTCATATCTCAGAATATCTCGCCACCCCTACGGCTGATTACATTGGGATAACTGCCTCAGACATCGAGCAGTTCAAGCTTCCCACGGATAAACTGACAGAGGTGGACATCAGGGCCCTAAAGGCAGAGCTCAAGGACCCAAGGTTCAATGATCAGTTCTGGCAGGGAGAGATCGAACTCATGCTGAATCTCAACAAGAAAGCTGAACAACAGGCTCTCGCCAAGTACGGTCTCGATTTCGTGACAGATGAATACCTTCCCACAAAACTCAAGGAACTCGGCATGATCTAG
- a CDS encoding zinc-binding dehydrogenase — MPKAMVLTKTGSTDNLEMRDYPEPKADPGTIVANVSLCGVCGTDTHMVYGRLPVPMPHILGHEWFGTVRELGEGVETDYTGKPLEEGDLICCCLGTCGKCWFCHNTPGRESLCMNMEVVGISGHSCDEPPHFWGAFAERVYLQPQMPVFKFPKGVFTEKEMVLVEPMAVATRAFKRMQAGGTDSAAFGEGIDPSQTMVIQGAGPIGQCHTVTANVYGMNNIIVIDSIPARLKQAKKLGATATIDMNEYPTTDDRVEAILDLTYGIGADAVMEATGVPAAFSEAFKLVRRGGTVVEMGHFTNTGETKVNPHVDFCNKEVDCFGDWGYSRFEYRTAIAVMEKAKKIGVNFESICADVQPLSDLPNQILRQEQRKAPGKIAIDCRKV, encoded by the coding sequence ATGCCAAAAGCAATGGTTCTGACTAAAACTGGTTCAACGGACAACTTAGAAATGCGAGACTATCCTGAACCAAAGGCCGACCCTGGCACCATTGTTGCCAATGTCAGCCTCTGTGGTGTCTGTGGAACTGATACTCACATGGTTTACGGACGGCTTCCTGTGCCCATGCCCCACATTCTCGGGCATGAGTGGTTTGGTACCGTCAGGGAACTTGGAGAGGGAGTTGAGACCGACTACACTGGAAAGCCCCTCGAGGAAGGCGACCTTATCTGCTGTTGCCTGGGAACCTGTGGAAAGTGCTGGTTCTGCCACAACACTCCTGGAAGGGAGAGCCTCTGCATGAACATGGAGGTCGTAGGAATCAGTGGCCACTCGTGCGATGAGCCACCCCACTTCTGGGGTGCCTTTGCCGAGCGGGTGTATCTGCAGCCACAGATGCCCGTGTTCAAGTTCCCCAAGGGCGTTTTCACCGAGAAGGAAATGGTTCTTGTGGAGCCCATGGCAGTGGCGACCCGAGCATTCAAGAGGATGCAGGCCGGGGGGACTGACTCCGCTGCCTTTGGTGAGGGAATCGATCCTTCCCAGACCATGGTGATACAGGGTGCCGGACCAATTGGACAGTGCCACACAGTTACAGCCAACGTGTACGGAATGAACAACATCATTGTCATCGACAGCATTCCGGCGAGGCTGAAGCAGGCCAAGAAGTTGGGAGCGACCGCTACCATCGATATGAACGAGTATCCCACAACCGATGATCGTGTGGAGGCAATTCTTGATCTCACATATGGAATCGGTGCAGACGCCGTCATGGAGGCGACGGGTGTTCCCGCTGCTTTCAGTGAGGCCTTCAAGCTGGTAAGGCGCGGTGGAACCGTCGTCGAGATGGGCCACTTCACCAACACTGGTGAGACCAAGGTCAACCCGCATGTGGACTTCTGCAACAAGGAGGTCGACTGCTTCGGTGACTGGGGATACAGCAGGTTCGAGTACAGGACCGCAATCGCCGTCATGGAGAAGGCGAAGAAGATCGGTGTCAACTTCGAGAGCATCTGCGCGGATGTCCAGCCCTTGAGCGACCTGCCTAACCAAATTCTCAGACAGGAGCAGAGGAAGGCTCCAGGCAAGATCGCTATCGACTGCAGGAAAGTCTAA
- a CDS encoding preprotein translocase subunit Sec61beta, protein MAKKKGDGFQSAAGLIRYFDSEDDKALKINPWFVVGLCAAIVAIVEILRTLYPV, encoded by the coding sequence ATGGCCAAGAAGAAAGGTGATGGTTTCCAGTCGGCCGCCGGTCTCATTAGATACTTCGATTCCGAGGACGATAAGGCACTTAAGATAAACCCTTGGTTCGTCGTTGGCCTATGTGCGGCCATCGTGGCAATTGTTGAGATACTGAGAACCCTGTATCCTGTCTGA
- a CDS encoding FAD-binding oxidoreductase, with the protein MAISMDKQILNGLIDILGADNVSTDPVDLVCYSKDSFAVGKGVFPDVVCRPNSVDEISQIMKIANEHEIPVVPRGAGTCLTGGCVPLKKGIVLDLTRMNRVTELNIENFTVTAEAGMIFTNLNEFLRPFGLFFPPDPASGDVCTLGGMVAENASGMRAVKYGTTADYLRALTIILPDGRVLKTGKGVMKTASGYDLVHLFNRSEGTLGVIAEITLKLKPLPKQVATAVASFETIEAAGVTVSKTITSGIVPAAIELIDRIAIEVMNETTDLNLPDVAGMLFLELDGEDMSEINRDLDRFTKIAMEEGCLGIEMATEKEEREQMWAGRKRLYATQVRLKPGPIATDIVVPLSRISMALTRINEISEKHDLRISSYGHVGDGNIHSLIIADLRVPEEGHRAHKAHDDINRMAIELGGTITGEHGIGIEKMHLLTEEHGEVGVEIMKRIKNAIDPKGIMNPGKLFEVKK; encoded by the coding sequence GTGGCTATCAGTATGGATAAACAGATTCTCAATGGGCTCATTGACATCTTGGGGGCAGACAATGTCTCCACTGATCCAGTGGATCTGGTCTGCTACTCAAAGGACTCGTTTGCGGTGGGGAAGGGTGTGTTCCCTGATGTCGTATGTCGTCCCAACTCAGTTGATGAGATATCACAGATCATGAAGATCGCCAATGAGCATGAGATCCCCGTAGTGCCTAGAGGCGCCGGAACCTGTCTCACAGGAGGATGCGTTCCGCTGAAGAAAGGAATTGTTCTTGACCTCACAAGGATGAATCGCGTAACCGAATTGAACATCGAGAACTTCACAGTAACGGCGGAGGCAGGGATGATATTCACCAATCTCAACGAGTTTCTCCGTCCATTTGGATTATTCTTCCCCCCAGATCCTGCTAGCGGTGATGTCTGCACCCTAGGCGGCATGGTAGCGGAGAATGCGAGCGGTATGAGGGCGGTCAAGTATGGCACCACGGCCGATTACCTCCGGGCCCTTACTATTATCCTTCCCGATGGAAGGGTTCTCAAGACGGGAAAGGGGGTCATGAAGACCGCCTCCGGTTATGATCTTGTTCACCTTTTCAACAGGTCTGAGGGCACCCTGGGCGTCATCGCCGAAATCACGCTCAAGCTCAAACCACTTCCCAAGCAGGTTGCGACCGCTGTCGCCAGCTTTGAAACGATAGAGGCGGCTGGGGTCACAGTATCGAAGACGATCACCAGTGGCATTGTTCCCGCAGCGATCGAGCTGATAGATCGCATCGCCATCGAAGTCATGAACGAGACTACGGACCTGAACCTTCCAGATGTTGCAGGCATGCTATTCCTCGAGCTTGATGGCGAGGACATGTCTGAGATCAACAGGGATCTTGACAGGTTCACAAAGATCGCCATGGAAGAAGGCTGCCTCGGTATCGAAATGGCCACTGAGAAGGAGGAGAGGGAACAGATGTGGGCTGGAAGAAAACGCCTTTACGCCACCCAGGTAAGGCTCAAACCTGGACCGATAGCCACTGATATTGTTGTCCCGCTTTCCAGGATATCCATGGCACTAACCAGAATCAACGAGATATCAGAGAAGCACGATCTCCGGATCTCCAGTTATGGACACGTGGGAGATGGAAACATCCATTCACTAATCATCGCAGATCTGCGGGTCCCTGAGGAGGGTCACAGGGCTCACAAAGCACATGATGACATCAATCGAATGGCCATCGAGCTAGGGGGAACTATCACCGGTGAGCATGGAATAGGCATAGAGAAGATGCACCTGCTCACCGAAGAGCACGGAGAGGTCGGCGTAGAGATCATGAAGCGAATCAAGAACGCCATCGACCCCAAGGGAATCATGAACCCCGGCAAGCTGTTCGAGGTGAAAAAGTGA
- a CDS encoding Lrp/AsnC family transcriptional regulator has protein sequence MVLAFILVATTSCSSYEVRDRLLKVDVVKEAHVVFGQYDVLVKAEVPDSEALGKLVFGEIRAIDCVISTATLTVLP, from the coding sequence ATGGTGCTCGCTTTCATATTGGTCGCCACAACCTCTTGCTCCTCCTATGAGGTCAGGGATCGACTTCTAAAGGTGGATGTAGTGAAGGAAGCACACGTTGTATTCGGCCAGTACGATGTGTTGGTCAAGGCCGAGGTACCTGATTCCGAGGCTCTGGGCAAGTTGGTCTTCGGAGAGATCAGGGCGATCGACTGTGTGATCAGTACTGCCACTCTCACGGTGCTTCCTTGA
- a CDS encoding (Fe-S)-binding protein, protein MTEFQRLSKHREPLEYCIRCGFCKAICPAVSELGWDSASARGRMTFIKAILDGDIEVNEKAVERLFQCTTCGDCKERCPPGVKTLDIIEDARADIVDMGLSPKKHRILRERIDQFYNPYGAEMADKNKFKRDAEADTLYFMGCTAAFRRPETVIATMDILDAAGVMYRVLGEDEWCCGSVMRRSGYPDVAEELRDHNVNEFEKAGIKTIVASCSGCYRTLKEEYEMEGVEVLDITELVDRLMEQGKLSIGKSEDFVTYHDPCHLGRHMKVFDSPRRVLNRIATLVEMEHCRENSLCCGAGGGVKSFDNDLAINIAKKRVEEAKTTAAQMIITPCPFCRTNLSDAAEGCIPVVDFAEYVASKIRSN, encoded by the coding sequence GTGACCGAGTTCCAGAGGTTGTCGAAGCACAGGGAGCCCTTAGAGTACTGCATTAGGTGTGGTTTCTGCAAGGCCATCTGCCCGGCGGTCAGTGAGTTGGGTTGGGATTCTGCCTCTGCTCGGGGGAGAATGACCTTCATCAAGGCGATCCTTGATGGTGACATCGAGGTGAATGAAAAGGCGGTAGAGCGTCTTTTCCAATGCACCACCTGCGGTGACTGCAAGGAGCGCTGTCCTCCAGGGGTCAAGACTCTGGACATCATCGAGGACGCCCGAGCCGACATAGTTGATATGGGGCTTAGTCCTAAGAAGCACAGGATTCTCAGGGAGAGAATAGACCAGTTCTACAATCCCTATGGGGCGGAGATGGCCGACAAGAATAAATTCAAGCGGGATGCCGAGGCCGACACGCTCTACTTCATGGGCTGCACCGCCGCTTTCCGCAGACCTGAAACCGTTATAGCGACCATGGATATACTTGATGCCGCTGGAGTCATGTATCGGGTCCTGGGAGAGGATGAGTGGTGCTGTGGCTCTGTGATGAGAAGGTCCGGTTACCCAGATGTCGCAGAGGAGCTTCGAGATCACAACGTCAATGAATTTGAGAAAGCCGGAATCAAGACGATCGTCGCTTCGTGTTCAGGGTGCTACCGGACTCTCAAGGAGGAGTACGAGATGGAGGGCGTTGAGGTCTTGGACATCACAGAGTTAGTGGATCGCCTCATGGAACAAGGGAAGTTGAGCATAGGGAAGAGCGAGGATTTCGTCACCTACCATGACCCATGCCATCTGGGAAGACACATGAAGGTCTTTGACTCTCCAAGAAGGGTGCTTAATCGCATCGCAACACTAGTGGAGATGGAGCACTGCAGAGAGAACTCCCTTTGCTGCGGTGCTGGTGGCGGGGTCAAGAGCTTCGATAATGATCTTGCCATCAATATAGCCAAGAAGCGTGTCGAAGAAGCCAAGACCACCGCGGCGCAAATGATCATCACGCCATGTCCATTCTGCAGAACGAACCTCTCTGACGCTGCTGAAGGATGCATTCCCGTGGTCGATTTCGCTGAGTATGTCGCTTCGAAGATTCGTTCAAACTAA